One genomic region from Corvus hawaiiensis isolate bCorHaw1 chromosome 28, bCorHaw1.pri.cur, whole genome shotgun sequence encodes:
- the ACER1 gene encoding alkaline ceramidase 1 yields the protein MPSIFSYQSAEVDWCESNFVRSAVIAEYYNTISNVSFFILSPALLYLNRQYCQKRAVPLYFVSGLLLLVGLFSMYFHMTLSYVGQLLDELSILWTLAVAYSFWYPQCYFPKCIKTRRHFFWLTGTTTVISTLMSFVKPTLNAYALNCIAFHLLYLTWRELKKCNDKRVHRMAAVMVMWWALAITSWISDRWLCWLWQAINFPYFHSFWHVLIAMSLLYCCPLVIYFNVSYEMPSFKPKLEYWPSDSWPVVVPYVTLEEPHKQC from the exons ATGCCGAGCATATTTTCCTACCAGAGTGCTGAGGTGGATTGGTGTGAGAGCAACTTCGTGCGCTCGGCGGTGATTGCCGAGTACTACAACACC ATCAGCAATGTGAGCTTCTTCATCCTGTCTCCTGCGCTGCTGTACCTGAACCGGCAGTACTGCCAGAAGAGGGCCGTGCCCCTCTACTTCGTCTCGGGGCTGCTCCTCCTCGTAG GTCTCTTCTCCATGTACTTCCACATGACCCTGAGCTACGTGGGACAGCTCTTGGATGAGCTCTCCATCCTCTGGACGCTGGCTGTGGCTTATTCCTTCTGGTACCCACAGTGTTACTTCCCCAAGTGCATCAAGACCAG GAGGCATTTCTTCTGGCTGACTGGTACCACCACCGTGATCAGCACCTTGATGTCGTTCGTCAAGCCGACCCTCAATGCCTACGCGCTCAACTGCATCGCCTTCCACCTGCTCTACCTGACCTGGCGGGAGCTCAAGAA GTGCAATGACAAGCGGGTTCACCGGATGGCCGCGGTCATGGTGATGTGGTGGGCACTGGCCATCACCAGCTGGATCAGTGACCGgtggctctgctggctctggcAGGCCATCAACTTCCCCTACTTCCACAGCTTCTG GCACGTGCTGATAGCCATGTCCCTGCTGTACTGCTGCCCACTGGTCATCTACTTCAACGTCAGCTACGAGATGCCCTCGTTCAAGCCGAAGCTGGAATACTGGCCCAGCGACTCGTGGCCTGTCGTGGTGCCCTACGTCACCCTGGAGGAGCCCCACAAGCAGTGCTAG